A portion of the Sulfolobales archaeon genome contains these proteins:
- a CDS encoding DUF998 domain-containing protein — translation MYFDIRWRWVRYSGVLASITFWVFTLISISINRWFDFYRDAFSDLGGPRASNAWIYNLGLIISSIFLEALSIHMIYTSRSRVGVVAGSYLSIAGVFLALIAIYPAGTRPHVFVSTWFFIQAFLAALFYGISRLRDDKILSISVLTLFILALAGYMLKWPSAASLEAYEIILLTIFAVIYALRS, via the coding sequence TTGTATTTTGATATTAGGTGGAGATGGGTAAGGTATTCAGGTGTGCTTGCCTCAATAACATTCTGGGTTTTCACATTAATATCTATAAGTATTAATAGATGGTTCGACTTCTATAGAGATGCTTTTAGCGATCTAGGTGGCCCCAGGGCTAGCAATGCTTGGATCTATAATCTAGGCCTCATAATTTCCTCAATATTTCTAGAGGCGCTTTCGATCCACATGATATACACATCCAGATCTAGGGTGGGAGTGGTAGCTGGTTCATATCTATCGATAGCAGGTGTTTTCCTAGCCTTAATAGCGATCTACCCAGCTGGTACGAGGCCACATGTATTTGTCTCAACATGGTTCTTCATACAAGCCTTCCTAGCAGCTCTATTCTATGGGATATCTAGATTGAGGGATGATAAGATCCTTTCGATATCTGTTTTAACGCTGTTCATACTAGCATTGGCTGGTTATATGCTTAAGTGGCCTTCAGCAGCATCTCTAGAGGCATATGAGATTATATTGCTAACCATATTCGCTGTTATCTATGCACTGAGATCTTGA